CAAAGCAGGATCTGTATTTGCCATCACAAAAAAAACGTCCGCGTGTTCTGCAAAGCTAATCCACATCTTTGAGCCACTGATGATATAGTAGTCACCCTTCTTTTCAGCCCGAGTCTTCAAAGAAAATGCATCACTGCCAGATCCAGCCTCCGAAAGACAGAAACTGCCTATCTACCAATTGAAGAGAAAAGTTAGTTTTACTTCTTATTGAATATATTGGCACATCTAACAAGCTTTGAAAGGAAATTAATCCTAAAACAAGCACAAGTCTgttaaattcaaatattttaacttatATGTTGTATCAAAATAACTAAGTTACAGGTGTGGAGATTAAGAATATAAACACTATGTATTTACAGGTCTCTCAAAGTCAACTGCTCTAAAGTTCTTTTCCACAGTAAATTAAGTTTCAGTGAAACTAATCAGCACCTTTCCACTTTTTACCTCTCAGCTGTTAACGACCAGAACATATCTATATCACCACAGATTTCAGCTCTGAGAAGAGTTTCAAAGTTCCCATATAAAGACATGTCCTAATGCTGCAGTTGACCATTTAATCACTGGAAAAGACACCAACATTACTAAATTATAATATAGTTTTAGGTAGTTGTGTAAAGTGAGACTTCAACTCACCATATCTTTAGCCACTCTGGGCAAGtatgttctcttttgttcttctgttccATATGTGCTAAACAACTTATTAGTTAATGTATTTTGGAGCTCACACAGAAGAGCTACAGCTGGATCAACTTTGGCCAGTTCTTCTACCACCAATATggttgaaaaaaatgaagctccAGTTCCTCCATATTCTTCTTCAAGCTCAATACTCATCAGCTAAAAGAGTGCAAATACAGCAATTTTTCTTGCTAGTTTTGCCAACACCTTCTTAGCCCAAGCTGATACTAAAGACAAGAGATTaagataaaacatgaaatataaCTATTTCCAGACCCCGGCCTAAAAGACCTATTTTCCTTCAAATCCCCTTGAAGATTAACAATCTGACAGTTCCTCATAGAAGTTGATAGTTAATttagtcaagaaaaaaataacatgtgCAGTAGATAGGCCAATCACCACCTTAACTAATCTGATTACATTTTCTGTAACAATCACAATGTCTAACTGCAATAAGTCTAATACTTAGAATTTTCTTTGCATAAAATGACATTCTAAACACAAATGTTAGGTTTGACAGCAGGAAAGGCTAAGATCTAATTCCAGTTTATTCCAGGAATGATCAATAGGTTGTCTGCAACAACGAGCTGCCTGATTAGCACATAGAGGACTCCTGGTACCCTTTTCCAGCAATGCTGTTAGGAGAGTCATACCATTTCTAGGACACTGTACAATTATGCTTATCCAAgaaaaaaaggtgaggaaaaGACAGAGAACTCAAAAACATGATGAGGAAAGTGGTACAGGCATAGGAGTAAAAGAGAGTAGAAAAGAGAAAGTTACCCCACTGTTGATAATTCCACAATTTGTAATGACTCATCAGTTCATTGGAATCATATACCTCAATCTTTTCACCCGAAAAACCTGAAGAGTACATCGCTATGAACCTATATTAATAATGTCATTTTTTGAGTAAAATATTAAGTAAGAGTGTGCAGACCCCTTGTTCAAACAATCCCTTTATTATCGATTCTTCCATTTTCGAATTCTCATCCATTTTTTGCACCAAAGGTGCAACTTGTTCCTGAGCAAATTTTTTCACTGCaatgaagagaagaaagacaGACAGCACGTAAGGATTCTAAAATTCCACTTGAGGATCAATATAAATAACAGTAACATATTATTTCTGACGGGTTAGGCATATAATGCCCTGAGTCTCCCAGACAACTATGTTTGAAGGCCAAAAAGTTGCTCAAGTAAAACAGTGCATTGTGCCACGAGGCTCATTTATCAAAGTGTTTTCTGAACTCAGTTAGAAAACTCTGAACTGAAACAACAAATACCGCTTATAGATTCAGAAATTCCAGAAGCATCTTAGCTACACTTTTTTGGGACGTGAGTTGACcaaaaaaaatgatagaaaatatttcaaatataccTCTTATTTTGCTGGCTGTATCTTTTTTCTATATAAACTTAACCTGCATTTAGCAAAGATGGTCTCAGGCTTTCACGCATGTTATTTGGGCTGCACACAATTCCGTACATAAGATCGATCTTGTTTCGTCCAAGCCTTTTATTAGCTCTCTCCAAGAGATTCAGGCCCTCACTTTCCCCTTTTGCTTTCAGGGTTCTTTCTGAAGCACTGTCTTCACATGGGCCTGAATATATTGCAAACCCTCTGATCACATCTGTCACCATACTGGGTCCACTTTAACTGCTCCAGCTGGCTTTCAGAGATTTCTACGTAGCTGAACCAAACATTTTGGGATGGACATGAGTCAATGCCATGAAACACTGCTTTTGCATTAATAGTGGTTTTAAGCAGTTAATACTTATTTATGCAGAGTAAACCATACTACGGCTTGGAATATCGAAAAAGAACCAAAAGAAGAACATTGCATTCTTCTTTTATGAactaaagcagttttaaaattaaacacaatCCCACACAACAATCTAAGTATTTAGCCagaagcaaataataaaaaattaagctAAAATTTCCCTCAGACACTTCTGAATTTTAACCACACAGAGAATAAGTACCCATATGTTTCATCATTGTCTCCTCTTCAGTGAACGTTTGAAGCGGAGCACAGACAACTCCATCACTGGCTACATTTGGCATAAGTCCCGATTTGGAGGATCTAAAGACACGCGGAGAAGCCTTCCAAGAAGCCAGGTACGCTGGCATACTTCTCTTCAGCTGTTGACAACAAATACAGAACTTTAGAACAGTCAGTACAAAATAGAACTTTCATTGCTCCAATATCTGTAGACAGACAGCAATAAACACTtacctgctgcttttttctcagtAACTGAACAGGAAATACAACTACAGCTGATTACTTTACAGCATCGCTAATTTGAAGGGTTTTGCGAACatgcaccacccccccccccacatacatGCCAAAAGAAAATACCCTTTAACCACCTTTCTTTTACCTGACATCTATTAACCCCAAACAATGTCTTTCTAAAAGTTTGCTAACACTTACAATGTTATTCCACAAGAGATTCACAAACATTAATACCTTCTCAGTCAATTTTAATGTTTAGGGCAAGTAAACACTCCTGatatctgtaaaatgaaatactgattttgaaaatctgaagTGATATTCTTCTTAGCAAGTGTGTATTTTGGCAAAATTAAGCTCTTTGTTAACAAGTATGATAAAAGTAAATGCAAACTAGACATATAGGTGTCTTTACAGAAGACCAGTcaactttaaaaatagattttgttttctcctttttctagcGGCCAGCAGCTCATTTCTAAAGCAATCTTATCATACTTCTGTTGGATTATCAGTGGCATAACTTTAATACCATGGATGATTTTTGTATCCAAGCTCAGTTCTTATCCACTACTTCATAATTTTCAGAATAAGTACATATTTCGTACACCAAGCACTGGCACCTGAGTGTTTCTATATAGTTAATTTAGATCCTACAGTTTTCTATATAGTAATTTAAATCCTACATTTAGCATGCTGACAGTACTATGTAAGTAATAATTAATGTGTCTTATTTCATTggtttacagaaaaaaactgaaattgaGCAATTTATACTTAAAATTCAGCAGCCTCTCTCCATTCATCCACAACGTACAACAATCTCAAATCATATCAAGAAGAAAAGCTTATCCAGTCAAGACAGTAGAGCTGCTACAGAGTGATTTACTATACGCGGAATGGTGTTAAGCACATGTGGCAAAATCTGACAAGTCACAACAGTTAACAGAACAGATGGTggcttttggaaaaaagttacatGTAGTGCTTATCAGGTGGGTGGACATACAGATAATGTGACAGATAATTGTTTTAGGATCTTGGGAAACTATAAATTAATATAAGTCTCTGAACATTAAGTAAGTAGATAACACCATGCTTTGGAAAGCAACAAATCCTTGGCTTGGAATTTAACTAATTTTCTAACTACGTAATAATCGCTTAGGGTTTTAAAAAAGTTAGTATAACAAAAACAATCTGGCTCCACAAGTAATAAGCTAACAGTAGCTAACCTGCTGCGAAGCTTATTGCTgaaaagcaatatgcaaaagagaaGTATAGAGCTAGTGACTCTGATCTCAAAAGAGGCAAGAGAAAGATGTCTTTGCTCCCATAGCTCCCCAAACCCAACTTATTATGTGGCTCACTTCTAAATACCCGATCTTTGCTACAGATTTCTGTCCCTTTTGCTACGTCAGTCCAAAGTGCAGAGACATTCGGTTCCTACCAAGATAACTGCTGACAGAAATCCCTCATAAAGACATAGCTGTGCCATAAAAACAACGTATGTGTGAGTATAttcctgacaaaaaaaaagttttgctagcAATGCACTCTTAACCCTACAGCAAGCAGACTGATTGACTGCACTGTGAACAGACTGCTATTTAGCTCACAGAATGCAGGACAGTTTGGCAACGTACATTGTGACAGCATTGCTCAAAAAATGGCAGGAACTTTTGAGGTCAAGAACTCAAAATTCCTTTGATCCTTCTAATAATTCACTCTTTCCTGTTGGCTTTCAATATCTGTCATCTCACTGGCTGAGAAACTGATGCAAAACAGACCTATGGACTCCTCTTGTCTTAGGCACAAGATGTCCAAGTCTGTTCTAGTAAGGAAATCCCAAAATCTTTAGCCTAATCAGTCacagatgaccaaaaaaaaaaaagaaagaagtggtcACATAAAAAACCAAATATTCCTGCAAACTTTCAAAGTTCATTCACATTCAACATGCCTggccaaataaaacaaatattggCTAGTGGGGCTGGGTTCAGGAATACAAACTTTGGGTGATCAGCAGTAGCTGCAACGCTTTAAATAAAGACTAAATTACTGGAGTCTCCATAGGTCTTccatacagaaaacaaataagagctgctttaacagaggaaaaaatccaGGTAACTGTTTTCTGGAAGATGTCAGTCAAAAGTGGATAGCACGTAGAGCATCTGAAGCAGGAACAGTCAACACCCAGATGCGCAAGACAGGTAAAAATATTCACCTGCACAAGCTTATATTCTCAGCAAGGTCTGAGACAAAAGTGTAAGTacctatacatacacacacacatatatttaatACAATGAGCTGAACAGTTACATGACTACAAATCACACACACTTTGTGCTTTTTCTACTTTAGTCaagtacaaagaaaaaagcatttttctttcatgcttttctttctctctgtgatgATGAATCACAGAGTATTTCACTAGGACTGACAAAGAACCATCAGGAAAAATGCACAATGCCTCTTAAGAATAGCCAACTTTCTGAAGCTGCAAGAATGGTATGTTCTGTAGGCAGTAAGTCAGGACCACTGAGACAACAACTGGCAACGTTCTGGGCATTGCAATGACACTTGGATGCGGAATTATCAACCAAGCAGGTGAAGACACCACTAAATGCAAGAAGTACTAAATGTGAAGTACAGATTTTGTTGACCAGATATTCCTGTTTGTACTGCTAActgttctgttttatttgcatGCAGAGAAAATAGGAGACAGTAAAGTTTTGATTTTGGACAGTCAGATGAAGGAAGCCATGTAAGCACTACATGACTCAAGGAGGCCTAAAATCCCTGTACAGGTGTGCGAGAGACAAGCATTATTAATTTAACTTGCATTGCCTCAAAAAACTGCATGAAGCTTTGCTATGCATTTAGATGAACATATTCTATTAATCTGATAACAATTATAGGAATTGCTCATCTATTTTGTAAGACCAAATGGACGAATTATTACACAAACTAAGTCTTTTTGAGCAGTAATGAAAGTTGGTTGTACATGTTTCTAGACAAAGTAAAACTGAAGCGCAAAATGACAACTCTCAGAACCTACTATGAACGCTCTAAACAAATCTCAACTTTTAGTAAGACTCAGGTAAAGGGAATCTAAGGTATGCTACACTGAAAACATTGCAGAAATGTCTTCTGCCTGCTCTTCAACAAacatttcctcctttcctttgttttgaaaCCCTAATGCAAACCATTTAGTATCTCAAATAACATACCTTCCCCTTCTCATTTTTCCTCAAGGATCCTGAGATTACTCCAAGACTTACTAGCAAACAGGAGATGGAAACTGCTAAATTTAATCATTACTagacaaaaaaagacaactgAGAAAGATAAAGATTTTTCTCACATGCTTTCATTAAGACATGAAGTGGGACAGCCTTGCTTCCTGACATGCTAGTGAGGCCAGGTACAACAAGCACACGGGGCTGCATCAGCTGAGGTGGCCTGCCAAACGCCTGCTTAGTAAGTAGAAGCGCTGCACCATAAATAATTCAGTGCTTGTTACAGGTTCTGGCAATTATAGGAGGCCTACTGTTGGTAACAACGCCAAAGGTTTTGGGAAAGTTAGCGATCAAGGTAACCGTCCCTTGAGTTCATTCACCCCCTCCATGCAGTAGGATCCAACTCCAGCTTGTCATCCCTCCCCATAAGCTTTCATTTGTAGGCGCTTGCACCATATCTCACCTGACAGTGGCAGAACTAAGGCAGTGCTAAGCATATGCACACAGTTCAACAAACACTTGTTTGATATCTTACTGGGATTGTGCTAGAGGACAAAAGGAACATTCATAGCATGTTACTTTGAAACATCTTAAAGACAGTAGGATGACCCCATGGGATGGGACTACATTGGCAATCCACTGAAAGACAACGCATATGCGCAAGGTAGCAGCCCACTGCATTTCACTCCTGAGTAACAGCATGATCTCAAAGTGATTCGACTTCAACGTTTAGAGTCAAAAAAAACAATTCACTACACTGTTTACCTTTCCACTCTTAGAAGTCATATAGTATTACAAACTTTCAGATACTTGTTTCAAGTGTATAGAATATATGCTACTCAAATGCTTGGATATTGcttcactgttttttctttttcctactggTAGGGAAATGATTTACATTGCTAGAAAATTCAGACCGCCTGCTCTGCTAAAAACTTGTATTTGAAAATTGGTTTCTAGGTTGCTggtaacattgatttttttcattgtttaacAGTGAATAGTGTTAAAAGCCTCAAACCTTTTGGCTTCCGTCTGcttgttttataatttaaaacGAGGTTTTAATGGTGGTAGACTTGGTAGGGGCACTAAGAAATAGACACAAAAGGTTGCAGCAATCTCTTTTTCTAaactccttttcccttcctcagtgACTTTTATTCCAGTATTTGTTCTAGATTTAGCTAGCCTCCAAACAGCTCCTACTTCTCAGTAGTCTCCATCACAGGGAGCCTGGGGTTGGTTTTCCTTCTTTCAGGTATTATAACACATCCACAGTCATTCCCGAGACAGTCTCTGGCTAGCACCGCTTCTCATTCTGCACAGCAAAAGGTGCGTGGCACAGATTAAGATTTTCAGCTGTTTCCTTTGACTTTCAAATATAAAAAGCCCTGCTGTGCTACAAGTCTTTTGTCTATTTAGACACGGAAGAGGAGATACTTATAGTAAAGAAACTCCGCAGCCAGAattgtgctcccccccccccccccttcacagGCAAGCCAGTCCAAGGCTCCTCCCGTTACATGCTGTTGCACAAGACTTGGATGAACTTTTCTTAGCAATAAGTTAACTAGCACCACCCCttcataccaggaaaaaaaaaaaaaggcagcaagagggAGCAAAAATGTGTTTCCAAACCCGCGGAGACCTGTGGCGAGACCGGCTACCACAGCACACGCAGCCCGAGCGACAACGGCCTAAGGCCACAGGCGAGGCCGGTCTCCAGCGGCCCCCTCCCACCCTCAGCTCCCCCCGGACACAGGCGCggccgcctgccccagccacggGCTCCGGCGGACGCGCGGCCCCGGGAGGGAGCCGCCGCCTCGCTGGAAGCCCCCTCAGCCGCAGCCCCCTCAGCCGCAGCCCCCTCAGCCGCAGCCCCCTCAGCCGCAGCCCCCTCAGCCGCAGCCCCCTCAGCCGCAGCCCCCTCAGCCGCAGCCCCCTCAGCCGCAGCCCCCTCAGCCGCAGCCCCCTCAGCCGCAGCCCCCTCAGCCGCAGCCCCCTCAGCCGCAGCCCCCTCAGCCGCAGCCCCCTCAGCCGCAGCCCCCTCAGCCGCAGCCCCGCTTCACCGTCGCGCCGCTCCGCagccagcctcccgccgccgccgccatgtttgtaacggccgccccggcgcaggccccgccccgcgctgcgcgcgcagccccgccccgcctcgccccgccccgccccgccaggcggccggcggccccgccccgccgcggtcTCGCGAGGCGGCGGGTAGGCCGGGCCGCGGGAGCACAACAAAcatggcggcggaggcggcgggcggcgggcgcggcgcggggcggcggcggtgagtggTGCCCTCCCCCTCCCGGTGTCTCAGGGGGCCGTCgtggctgtgccgtgccgtgccggcgggaggcgagggggggagccccggggcggcggcggcgggccgggggcctcCGCGGCGGTGGTGGGGAGAGGGGTCCcctgggccgcgccggggccgggggagggcggcggcggcggcgggagcgggaccggcgcggcggcccctcgAGGTCCTCCCGTCGTTCGTACGCGGGGAGGGGCTGAAGTCAGCCCGGAGGTCTGCCGCAGCGGTGGTGCCGCTCGCCGGGCGGCGGCAggctcggcgccgccgctgcccccgggaAGGTGCCGCGCAGAAAGCGCGGGTGTCGCCCAGGGAGCTGGTAGTTGCCGTGGGCTGCTCGTGGCGCCCCGCAGGGCAACGAGGGGGGCTGAGACCTCTGGTTCCCTTTCCACACGTGGGAAGAAACACGAGCGGCAGGGTATGGAGGGAGTTTTGGATCCTTCCTCCTTGATTGCTTCGTTTTAAGCCATTTGTAGCGGAATAGATGAGGCTCCCAGGCagtctccttcttcctcctcccctttttttttccttaattgccTCACGAGAAAATGGGATGCGGATAAGTGCTTGCAGtcatgttgttttattttcttataaccGTAATTCCTGAAACATGATTGACTTTTTATTATGTATGCTTTCAAGCTACTGTTTAAAACTTTGCCcaaattattttttgctattgCATATGAAGTATTTTCTAGTAAAATTCTtcagacaaaatatttataaCATTGCCTTTCATAGTAGCACATCCTACAGCACTTTTTTAGATTGTTTAGTTAGTATTATCTGAACTATAATTAATGCTAAATTGAATTGGTGCACCCATGTAGAAAAATCCATGCCCAGTACTCTGTGCACCGGTTTAAAGTTGGAGAAGATGTAGCTGTCTATGCACAAAGCTTACTTTTTTTGTGATAACTGTTCTTTATAAGTTGAGCTTTAAGATCATTGGATGTGAAATGTGAGCTGGTCTGCTCAGGTTTTAATAGTTGCATTTGTTAGTTTGCAGTAATGATATATCAGAAATACCTAATCTCTGTCCTCCTCTCCTGAAAAGGAGAAGGGCATGTTgtgtctctgtttaaaaaaaaaaaaaaaaaaaaaagttgcatataAAACGGCTCACATGAATCACGGAAGATCTTTTTGCACACACAAATGTAGAGACTTGAGGCAGTTGTTAAATTGTGGCATTTACCTACATTTAGAAAAGAAGGATGGACTTCTGCAAAGTAAATTGATGAGGCAGAGAACCTAGTTCTAATGCAGCTGATCCCCAAAGTAATATCTTCTCTCAATCTGGTTCTTAAAATTAtgtgtaattttctttaaaacttaaatGTCATTATAAAGGTAAACAATTTTTATGCCTTGCAAAAAGGGATACACAGGTTCTTCTGTGACAACATGGACCTTTAGTGTTGATTCATTTTGAACCATTCAATATTTAAAGTGATTTAAACTTAAATTATTATTTGTAACTGCTAAAATTTACTGAAAGATGGCCTGGTCAGGACTCATTACTTTGTCCTCTCTACCTCTTCCGTGTCTTTAATGCATGTCCCTTGTATCTTTGTTTTATTGCAGGAGACCCcaacaaatggaaaacaaattaacTTAAGCCTAGGGGAGGCTGGTGACATCTGAAAGAGGGTAGGAGAAGTTGATATGTAAAGATGTGCTCGGAACTAATTGAACAGCGGTAACGGTAATGGTTGAGCATACTTGGCATGCTGTGAAAGAATATTCTCATCTGGATGCCAGAAATGGTGTCTTTGGAGGGCTGAGTTTTATCCTCTAACTTCAGAAAGCACAGATgacacattttaagaaaaacctgttgcaaaagctaaacaaaactgatttcaaTTATACCTAACAAGCAGAACAAAGTAGCAATATCCAATGAATTAGTTTATACTTTTAGACTATTGGAGTTGCATTGCGGAGTAAAAATATGAACCAATGtttgtaaataattttgaaaatataggagaataaataaataagtaaattttgTTATTAAATATGGTCTTGAATTTAGGACTGGAATTCCTGTAGGTCACTTAACATTCTGTATAGTAACtattggaaaacagaaaagattttctcATTGAAGGAGTAGCATCATAAATGATTTCTGATTACAGTCAGCAGTAATAATAATGTGTGTGACTCACTGCAGCCTTTCAGACTGAGCCCCAAATTCCATCTTTGCATTCATTGCAAATTGGGATTCTAATGGTCTGTCATTTACAGAACTGCGAAAGATTATGACAAGTGacatctgaatatttttattacttaaatgcaaaataatgaaatGGATTAAGATCTTATATCTTGTACAGAATAGGACAGTAACATTTTAGGATAAGAGGACTTTACAGTATTACTTTGTTCAAGGCTTCTTTCCATCCTTGCTAATCAGTCACATTCACTCAGTTTCCCAACATCAGAGACTGCATTACAGTTGTCTATGACTGACTACCCAAACTCTGGGTTTTCTGGAGCTGTTTGTTCACCAGAGAAAATATTTGAGCTTCTCCGACTATCAGTGAGAGTAAGGAGTGGATGCAGTCTTGGAAAAGTTCTTGCTGGAAATAGAATTACTTTAATAAAATTTATAGCAGTAAAGTTTTAGGACCTGTCTCTTCCCCCCACCAAGTTTCTTTCTTACAGCTTATGGGCAtgggtggaggagaggagaataaCAGATGtagagtttcttttttccttccagggaaAGTGGGGgagctctgctccctgctttcAGTCTGATCTATTGGGAGTACCTTTTGGAGCATGTCTGCTACTTAGCAGGGAACTGAAATTCAGGTACaaacacccccccaccaccacctttttttgtttgtttgttaaagcaAGTCAAGTTATGTCTTGTTGATTTGAGATTATTATGTCATTTTATCCTATTTTATATAGTCCTTATATTACTGTTGCTAAAAACTGTTTCCCCAGTAACAGATATTTGATGATCTTTAATGAGTTAAgaattctaaaaataatattcttatGGTTGTCCATTTGTGTATTCGGTCACAATGTATTATTTAACGTGGTAGAAGTAgtccttcagttaaaaaaaaaattgtttttatgatTGCATTCAAATTCAGTGACCCTTATGACttgaagatattttttcttccaggCAGAAGAGATTGTAAACTTAAATTGTGAATATGGGTGAAAAGAAACCAGAACCTCTAGACTTCGTGAAAGATTTTCAGGAATACCTTACCCAGCAGACTCACCACGTAAATATGATTTCTGGGTCAGTTAGTGGAGACAAGGAAGCAGAGACTCTTCAGGGAGGTAAGCTAATTTCAGTGCTGTCAAATCTCACTTTTCTGAGAATGACTGCATTGTTTACATTGCAGTTAATTATGCACACTGCTACAACTGTGTGGAAACTTTTCTGGTAGGATTTTTCCTAAAAGATGTGTATGTATCTTTGTTTTAATCAAGGTTTGCTGATCGTAGTTCTTATATTTAAAGACCAGAGGTGTAAAAAAGCGTAAGATACTTGGCCTGTTGTCACTGTACATAGTATCCCAGTGATTCTCAATCAAAATCTCTGTTGCATTATTTGCAGCTGGGACAGAAGGTGATCAGAATGGGCTAGATCATCCTTCTGTTGAAGTTTCACTGGATGAAAACTCAGGAATGTTAGTGGATGGGTTTGAAAGGACATTTGATGGAAAGTTAAAGTGTCGATATTGCAACTACGCCAGCAAAGGAACAGCACGGCTCATAGAGCATATCAGAATTCATACAGGTATGAAGTAATCTACAGTACTTTGTTGTGAGGCGTTGTCATATTATCTCAGTGTTATGATCTGTATGTGAGCAATTTACATCTTCAAGCAGTGTGCTAGTTCCTAGAGTTACTCGACAACTGGAAGCAAAACTCATGATAAAGGTTGGAATATCCTAAACTGTTCATGAAATCAGCTCTGATTTTTTGGCAGTTGAGAGAAAACACAAGTGAAAGGTCTTCTTAAAAGTCTTACTCTAGTGCCTACCTAGTGTGTTAAAATGATGCAGAAGACGTTATGGGTGTTACCTatagcaataagaaaaaaaattgtgttttgcaAATAATGGAAGTTGTTATAGGTCTCAAGTATGCCCAAACTTGTAACTCTTGTCTTTTTGCGGTTTTGTGTAGATGGCATTCTAGGACttcctttaaaggaaaacacATTGTTGCAGCTTGGATAATTATTTCTTCAGGTATAGTTGCTGTTAGTCAGATGCTTGCTGTTCTGCAAACCACTGCTTCGATACAGAAACTCCTGGGATGTATTCCTGGGAAGTCAGTGCTCCTTTTGTGCTCCTCGCAGTGTTGACTTGTTTCTACAATGCATGATGGGATAGAATGG
The sequence above is drawn from the Struthio camelus isolate bStrCam1 chromosome 7, bStrCam1.hap1, whole genome shotgun sequence genome and encodes:
- the ACADSB gene encoding short/branched chain specific acyl-CoA dehydrogenase, mitochondrial isoform X1, which encodes MAAAAGGWLRSGATLKRSMPAYLASWKASPRVFRSSKSGLMPNVASDGVVCAPLQTFTEEETMMKHMVKKFAQEQVAPLVQKMDENSKMEESIIKGLFEQGLMSIELEEEYGGTGASFFSTILVVEELAKVDPAVALLCELQNTLTNKLFSTYGTEEQKRTYLPRVAKDMIGSFCLSEAGSGSDAFSLKTRAEKKGDYYIISGSKMWISFAEHADVFFVMANTDPALGYKGITCFIVDRNTEGLQVGKKENKLGIRASSTCPVTFENVKVPETSILGQVGQGYKYAISMLNRGRIGIAAQMLGLAQGCFDHTVPYTKERVQFGKSVFDFQGLQHQIAHVATQLEAARLLTYNAARLAEAGRPFIKEASMAKYYAAEVATLTTSKCIEWMGGVGFTKDYPIEKYYRDCKIGTIYEGTSNIQLSTIAKHLAQEY
- the ACADSB gene encoding short/branched chain specific acyl-CoA dehydrogenase, mitochondrial isoform X2, whose translation is MPAYLASWKASPRVFRSSKSGLMPNVASDGVVCAPLQTFTEEETMMKHMVKKFAQEQVAPLVQKMDENSKMEESIIKGLFEQGLMSIELEEEYGGTGASFFSTILVVEELAKVDPAVALLCELQNTLTNKLFSTYGTEEQKRTYLPRVAKDMIGSFCLSEAGSGSDAFSLKTRAEKKGDYYIISGSKMWISFAEHADVFFVMANTDPALGYKGITCFIVDRNTEGLQVGKKENKLGIRASSTCPVTFENVKVPETSILGQVGQGYKYAISMLNRGRIGIAAQMLGLAQGCFDHTVPYTKERVQFGKSVFDFQGLQHQIAHVATQLEAARLLTYNAARLAEAGRPFIKEASMAKYYAAEVATLTTSKCIEWMGGVGFTKDYPIEKYYRDCKIGTIYEGTSNIQLSTIAKHLAQEY